The nucleotide sequence ATCATTCTGTATTTATCATCCATGTCTTTCTTTACTATTGATTGAAAATTTTCTTTTATTAATAATTTTTTAATTTCCTCAGCAAACTTTTCATTTATTTCGAGAAATATTTTCCCTTTTGGAGTAAGATGAGTTCTGACAAACCGGAGAATAGATTTATAGAAAATAAGAGGATCGTGATCCGGAACAAACAATGCTTCAGGGGGCTCAAAATTCAATATATTTTTATGCATTGCATTCTTCTCCGAATCAGTTACATAGGGTGGGTTACTAACTATAACATCAAAATCAGAGAAAGGGAAATTCCATTCTTCACTTAAGATATCGTGCTGTATAAAATTAATTTGCGCTCCACATTCTTCAGCATTCTCTTTAGCTATTCTTAAGGCTTTTTCACTTAAATCTGTTGCCACAACCTGAAAAGAAGGATCAGCTAGTTTTAAGGCAATGGCAATACATCCACTCCCAGTTGCAATGTCTAATATTCTCAGCCCTTTCTTATCATTCTCTAAACTGCTATCTTTTAAAATCCATTCTACCAATTCTTCCGTTTCCGGCCTTGGAATAAGAACTGATTTACTTACTTTCAGTTTCAATCCAAAGAAATAGGAATAGCCCAATACATATTGTACAGGCTCCCCTTGCATTAAACGAAGCAAAGAATATGCAAGCTGATTGGCTTTTAATTCCGGGATATCATCGTTTCCATGAATTGGAAAAGCGGTACGATTCATCTTTATTTTATCTTCAAATACCCAATAGGAAATATTCTCCGCCTCTCTGGTTTCATATATTGAAGAAAGGGATTTTACATAAAAATCGAAAGCATTTTTCACAGTCATTAAGT is from Chitinophagales bacterium and encodes:
- the prmC gene encoding peptide chain release factor N(5)-glutamine methyltransferase, with protein sequence MTVKNAFDFYVKSLSSIYETREAENISYWVFEDKIKMNRTAFPIHGNDDIPELKANQLAYSLLRLMQGEPVQYVLGYSYFFGLKLKVSKSVLIPRPETEELVEWILKDSSLENDKKGLRILDIATGSGCIAIALKLADPSFQVVATDLSEKALRIAKENAEECGAQINFIQHDILSEEWNFPFSDFDVIVSNPPYVTDSEKNAMHKNILNFEPPEALFVPDHDPLIFYKSILRFVRTHLTPKGKIFLEINEKFAEEIKKLLIKENFQSIVKKDMDDKYRMICATHVIFED